Proteins co-encoded in one Pirellulales bacterium genomic window:
- the accD gene encoding acetyl-CoA carboxylase, carboxyltransferase subunit beta, translating into MSSDNNESRTRTTRQPKRGVPEGLFQRCPGCQEIIFRKEVERRLGVCPECDYHWYVSARERVRQVLDDGTFEEWDENLEPGDPLEFVDVKPYAQRIVAERARTGLRDAVVTGTGMIRARRVAFAVTDSAFLMGSMGSVVGEKLTRTIERATTQNLPLIIISGSGGGARMHEGILSLMQMAKVSAALARYHEAGGLYISVLTNPTMGGVAASFASLGDLMFAEPRALVGFAGPRTIKATIRLELPKGFQTSEFLLEHGFIDRIVSRADLKSEIARAIDYCGK; encoded by the coding sequence ATGTCCAGCGACAACAACGAATCGCGCACGCGCACGACCCGGCAGCCCAAACGTGGCGTGCCCGAAGGGTTGTTTCAGCGTTGCCCCGGCTGCCAGGAAATCATCTTCCGCAAAGAGGTCGAACGTCGTCTCGGCGTCTGTCCCGAGTGCGACTATCACTGGTATGTGTCGGCGCGCGAACGCGTGCGGCAGGTCCTCGATGACGGGACCTTCGAAGAATGGGACGAGAACCTCGAACCGGGCGATCCGCTCGAATTCGTCGACGTGAAGCCGTACGCCCAGCGCATCGTGGCTGAACGGGCCCGGACCGGCTTGCGCGACGCCGTGGTCACCGGCACCGGCATGATTCGCGCCCGGCGTGTCGCCTTCGCCGTGACCGATTCCGCCTTTCTGATGGGCAGCATGGGTTCGGTTGTCGGCGAAAAGCTGACCCGCACCATCGAACGCGCCACGACGCAGAACCTGCCGTTGATCATCATCAGCGGATCGGGAGGGGGCGCCCGCATGCACGAAGGCATCCTCTCCTTGATGCAGATGGCCAAGGTATCGGCCGCGCTGGCGCGCTATCACGAGGCGGGGGGGCTGTATATCTCGGTGCTCACCAATCCCACGATGGGGGGCGTCGCGGCCAGCTTCGCCTCGCTGGGCGATCTCATGTTCGCCGAGCCCCGCGCGCTGGTCGGCTTTGCCGGTCCGCGCACGATCAAGGCCACGATTCGCCTCGAACTGCCCAAGGGATTTCAGACGAGCGAGTTCCTCCTCGAGCACGGCTTCATCGACCGCATCGTCAGCCGCGCCGATCTGAAGTCGGAGATTGCCCGGGCGATCGACTACTGCGGCAAGTAG
- a CDS encoding DegT/DnrJ/EryC1/StrS family aminotransferase, which translates to MSQIYSRLGVRTVINGAGTLTRLGGSLMEPEVVAAMAEASRSFVRIDELQVAVGRRIAEATGAEAGLVTSGAAAAVTLAAAACLARLDFARMDRLPDTRGLPNEIIVARSHRNGYDHALRAAGARIVEVGVAERTRDPQPWEIEAAIHDRTVAVAFAAGFSDLRLDEVVRVAERHSLPVIVDASAELPPRSNLRTFIAAGASLVAFSGGKGLRGPQASGILCGRRELIASAALQMWDMDHLPALWNPPAELVDRDVVTRGVPNHGLGRAMKIGKEEIVGLAVALERFLARDEAGERERLDQVAVELAAGLKRITALDVSLVEHAGRWRQVRLQFPDQPDRQTAIVVARELAQGSPAIYLADAGAQAGVLVIDPFCLQPGDAQAIVARLDELLGA; encoded by the coding sequence ATGTCACAGATCTATTCTCGCCTTGGCGTTCGCACGGTCATCAACGGCGCCGGTACGTTGACGCGTTTGGGCGGTTCGCTGATGGAGCCCGAAGTCGTGGCCGCCATGGCCGAGGCGTCGCGCAGCTTCGTAAGAATCGACGAGCTGCAGGTCGCCGTGGGAAGACGCATTGCCGAGGCGACCGGCGCCGAAGCCGGCCTCGTCACCAGCGGCGCCGCCGCGGCCGTGACCCTGGCGGCGGCAGCCTGTCTTGCGCGGCTCGACTTTGCGCGGATGGACCGCCTGCCCGACACCCGTGGCCTGCCGAACGAGATCATCGTCGCGCGCTCGCATCGCAACGGCTACGACCACGCGCTCCGCGCCGCCGGTGCAAGAATCGTCGAGGTGGGGGTTGCCGAGCGGACTCGCGACCCGCAGCCTTGGGAGATCGAGGCGGCTATCCACGATCGAACGGTGGCCGTGGCGTTCGCCGCGGGCTTTTCGGATCTTCGGCTGGACGAGGTCGTGCGCGTGGCCGAGCGGCATTCTCTGCCTGTCATCGTCGATGCCTCGGCCGAATTGCCGCCACGATCGAATCTACGAACGTTTATCGCTGCCGGCGCGAGCCTGGTGGCCTTCAGCGGCGGCAAAGGACTGCGCGGACCGCAGGCAAGTGGCATCCTCTGCGGTCGACGGGAATTGATCGCTTCGGCCGCGCTGCAAATGTGGGACATGGACCACCTGCCCGCCTTGTGGAACCCGCCGGCGGAACTCGTCGATCGTGACGTCGTGACGCGCGGCGTGCCCAATCATGGCCTGGGGCGCGCGATGAAGATCGGCAAGGAGGAAATCGTGGGCCTGGCGGTCGCGCTCGAACGTTTCCTCGCGCGCGACGAAGCGGGCGAACGCGAACGGCTCGATCAGGTTGCCGTCGAACTCGCGGCGGGGCTGAAACGCATCACGGCCCTCGACGTCTCGCTGGTCGAACACGCGGGCCGCTGGCGGCAAGTGCGTCTTCAATTCCCCGACCAGCCGGATCGCCAGACGGCCATCGTGGTCGCTCGCGAGCTTGCCCAAGGATCGCCAGCGATCTACCTGGCAGACGCTGGAGCGCAAGCCGGGGTGCTCGTGATCGATCCCTTCTGCCTCCAGCCAGGAGACGCGCAGGCGATCGTGGCTCGCCTCGACGAATTGCTCGGGGCCTAG
- a CDS encoding WD40 repeat domain-containing protein produces MIRPITSRSSATLLAATLLLLAVSPAVAEEAPSLGTHKRWVSSLAFSPDGATLATGGGDSLLYRPGDVILWDVASGAQKKSLAGAESAVWSVAFSPDGKTLATGGYAHELKLWDVESGAVKSNLEGHKNWVTAVAFSPDGATLASASEDGSVRFWDVASGTPKSAIEGAHGAMIRGVAYSPDGSLLATASADKTVKLWDTASNAEKAKLEGHTDAVAAVAFSPDGKTLASGGADLTVRLWDVAAPAEKGILGGHTNWITDIAFSPDGAALASIGYDRAVRVWNVERRELSASLGGLENTGWAVAYAADGKTLFAGTQGDSIRAWELGWQPKDLAVLAPVAEAKPAEPPAAETTAEAPPVEEAKPEEKPAEEAKPEEKPAEEAKPAEEAKPAEEAQPAEEAPPAEEKPAEAEPAEKPADGAQN; encoded by the coding sequence ATGATTCGCCCGATCACGTCCCGTTCGTCGGCAACCTTGTTGGCCGCGACGCTGTTGTTACTCGCGGTCTCGCCGGCAGTCGCCGAAGAGGCCCCCTCGCTGGGAACGCACAAGCGTTGGGTTTCGTCGCTGGCCTTCTCGCCCGACGGCGCCACGCTGGCCACCGGCGGCGGCGACTCGCTCCTCTATCGCCCTGGCGATGTCATCTTGTGGGATGTCGCCAGCGGCGCGCAGAAGAAGTCGCTCGCGGGCGCCGAAAGCGCCGTCTGGTCGGTGGCGTTCTCGCCCGACGGCAAGACGCTCGCCACCGGCGGATATGCGCACGAGTTGAAGCTCTGGGACGTCGAGTCGGGCGCGGTGAAGTCGAACCTCGAAGGACACAAGAACTGGGTCACCGCGGTGGCCTTCTCGCCCGATGGCGCGACGCTCGCCTCGGCCAGCGAAGATGGCAGCGTGCGCTTCTGGGATGTGGCCTCGGGCACACCAAAGTCGGCGATCGAAGGGGCTCACGGGGCGATGATCCGTGGCGTGGCCTATTCGCCCGATGGTTCGCTGCTGGCCACGGCGAGCGCCGACAAGACGGTCAAGCTGTGGGATACCGCCTCGAACGCTGAAAAAGCAAAGCTCGAAGGACATACCGACGCCGTGGCGGCGGTGGCGTTCTCGCCCGACGGCAAGACGTTGGCCAGCGGCGGCGCGGATCTCACCGTGCGGTTGTGGGATGTCGCCGCGCCGGCCGAGAAGGGAATCCTCGGCGGACATACGAACTGGATCACCGACATCGCATTCTCTCCCGATGGCGCCGCGCTGGCCTCGATCGGCTACGACCGCGCGGTCAGGGTGTGGAACGTCGAGCGGCGCGAATTGAGTGCCTCGCTCGGTGGTCTGGAAAACACCGGCTGGGCCGTGGCCTACGCGGCCGACGGCAAGACGCTCTTCGCCGGCACGCAGGGAGATTCGATCCGCGCCTGGGAACTGGGCTGGCAACCGAAGGATCTCGCGGTGTTAGCACCGGTCGCCGAAGCAAAGCCGGCAGAACCGCCAGCGGCCGAAACGACCGCCGAGGCCCCGCCGGTCGAAGAGGCCAAACCTGAGGAAAAGCCGGCCGAAGAGGCCAAACCAGAAGAGAAACCGGCCGAAGAGGCCAAACCCGCTGAGGAAGCGAAACCTGCGGAAGAGGCCCAGCCGGCTGAAGAAGCTCCACCGGCGGAGGAAAAGCCTGCCGAGGCCGAACCCGCCGAGAAGCCGGCCGATGGCGCTCAAAACTAA
- a CDS encoding DUF4105 domain-containing protein has product MRLLFVSLALVATAGCGALRPSNYRDWSPDQAVLPYAEFRGDTVRIFNIRNCEYRSTQDYDVHHYDRTYHLDDLSSVDFIVVPFRLSPALAHTMMSFGFGGQDYVAVSVEIRKEKGEEYAPLGGVANKFEIMYVVGDERDLIGLRTNHRLDDVNIYRAKATKEQVRVLFEDVFARVNDLHEQPEFYNTLTNNCTTNIRAHINHMSPGRIPYDYRVLLPGYSDKLAYELGLLAEEGSFEQIHARARVNELAYRYRDDPDFSMKIRR; this is encoded by the coding sequence CTGCGCCTGCTGTTCGTCTCGCTCGCCCTGGTGGCGACCGCGGGCTGTGGCGCCCTGCGCCCCTCGAACTACCGCGACTGGTCGCCCGATCAGGCCGTGCTCCCCTACGCCGAGTTCCGCGGCGACACGGTACGCATCTTCAACATTCGCAACTGCGAGTACCGCTCGACCCAAGATTACGACGTCCACCACTACGACCGTACATACCATCTCGACGATCTTTCGAGCGTCGACTTCATCGTGGTGCCGTTTCGGCTCTCGCCGGCTTTGGCGCACACGATGATGAGCTTCGGCTTTGGCGGGCAAGACTACGTCGCGGTCTCGGTCGAGATCCGCAAGGAAAAGGGGGAAGAGTACGCGCCGCTGGGGGGCGTCGCCAACAAGTTCGAGATCATGTACGTCGTCGGCGACGAACGCGACCTGATCGGCCTGCGCACCAACCATCGACTCGACGACGTGAACATCTACCGCGCCAAGGCCACCAAGGAGCAGGTACGGGTGCTGTTCGAAGACGTGTTCGCCCGGGTGAACGATCTGCACGAGCAGCCCGAGTTCTACAACACGCTGACGAACAACTGCACGACGAACATCCGCGCTCACATCAATCACATGTCGCCGGGACGCATTCCGTACGACTACCGCGTGCTGCTGCCCGGCTACTCGGACAAGCTGGCCTACGAGTTGGGGCTTTTGGCCGAGGAGGGCTCGTTCGAACAAATCCACGCGCGGGCCCGCGTGAACGAGCTGGCCTATCGCTACCGCGATGATCCCGACTTCTCGATGAAGATCCGCCGGTAG
- the rpe gene encoding ribulose-phosphate 3-epimerase — translation MSARHDLVALRQIGPVILPSLLMCDFGNLEREVRRLEEAGVGALHLDVMDGHFVPNLTYGMPLVEAVRRLTSLVVDVHLMIDDPVQYAPQFLAAGADRLIVHLETLPEPRPLLSELAASGAAVGLAINPPTPVSAVVEYLDLCDHVLVMSVMPGFGGQSFERVALDKMRELRAIAPPELLIECDGGVNEETIGDCAAAGGDLFVVGSAIFRHPDYKPRVAHLTQLAAASMTSR, via the coding sequence ATGTCCGCACGTCATGACCTTGTCGCACTTCGCCAAATCGGGCCGGTGATCCTGCCGTCTCTGTTGATGTGCGATTTTGGCAATCTCGAACGCGAGGTGCGACGACTCGAGGAGGCGGGCGTCGGCGCGCTTCATCTCGATGTGATGGATGGCCACTTCGTGCCGAATCTGACGTACGGCATGCCCCTGGTTGAGGCGGTGCGGCGTCTGACCTCGCTGGTCGTCGACGTACACCTGATGATCGACGATCCCGTGCAGTACGCCCCCCAGTTTCTCGCGGCGGGCGCGGATCGGCTGATCGTTCACCTCGAGACGCTGCCCGAGCCCCGTCCGTTGCTCTCCGAGCTCGCCGCGAGCGGCGCCGCCGTCGGACTGGCGATCAATCCCCCCACGCCCGTGAGCGCGGTGGTCGAATATCTCGACCTGTGCGACCATGTGCTCGTGATGAGCGTGATGCCGGGCTTTGGCGGGCAGTCGTTCGAGCGCGTCGCCCTCGACAAGATGCGCGAGTTGCGCGCGATCGCTCCGCCGGAACTGCTGATCGAGTGTGACGGGGGCGTGAATGAAGAAACCATCGGCGATTGTGCCGCCGCCGGGGGCGATCTGTTCGTTGTTGGTTCGGCGATTTTTCGACACCCTGATTACAAACCGCGCGTGGCGCATCTCACCCAGCTCGCCGCCGCGTCTATGACGAGTCGCTAG
- a CDS encoding penicillin acylase family protein: MLVRSIESSPATIVGSNSWWRARKRSAAWRGFSCLLVVGMLLGFCTTGVVPALAQDASTEFDADQLAQSVKIYRDSFGVPHIDGPTDVSVVFGLAYCQAEDYFWQIEDSYILGLGRYSEIYGRKGLNSDLLNRAFEIVPSAQRDEKTMEPELYKLARAYTAGLNFFLAKNPEVKPRLIDKFEPWMVLAFGRQLILEMGFRYTRLTDEFMPRSNKEIWTAQAGAATQPYNEEFRQHVGSNAWAIAPSRTKSKHAMLFINPHQPWFGFGQFYEAHMRSGEGWNFTGATFFGNPMLALGHNEYLGWAFTVNEPDIADVWRETFDDPNNPLAYRYDGGYRVATEWKDTVRIKKGTKFEDKVFTFRKTHHGPIVAKENATTFLSANVAKLYEANLLRQVMKLVRAKNIDEFKAGMSLLNFQFMNTVYADRDGNIFYLYNGIIPRRETGHNWSKPVDGSSPKTEWNGYHELADLPQVLNPPSGFVQSCNSSPFTVTDDGNAHEMDFPPYMAEDKHDDKRRAKISRYLLRQMHDITFDDWQRAAFDTTLYWPLTELPRFQEEFETLQATNPTLARQAQPYFEHLLDWDCRGGNDSTQATLCYGWYEELYGFGYPAEKLKPQFVNSPEARFKALITAAGKIKALFGDWKMPWGEVYRLQRHADVADFFDIPFNDNEPSLPSPGLPGPLGVANVAYYTPSVSIPLVRSMKKHYGVVGNTYMCTVEFGPRVQGASLTQFGSSGHPDSPHFFDQAKLLSESRLKPELFYWEDVEAQAKVVYHPGEKPQAVATGAK; this comes from the coding sequence ATGCTCGTGCGTTCGATCGAGAGTTCACCCGCCACTATCGTCGGATCGAATTCGTGGTGGAGGGCGCGCAAAAGGAGCGCGGCCTGGCGCGGCTTCTCTTGTCTGCTCGTCGTTGGGATGCTGCTGGGCTTCTGCACTACCGGCGTTGTACCCGCCCTGGCACAGGACGCCTCGACCGAGTTCGACGCGGACCAACTCGCCCAGAGCGTGAAGATCTATCGCGACAGCTTTGGCGTGCCGCACATCGACGGCCCCACCGACGTGAGTGTCGTCTTCGGCCTCGCCTACTGCCAGGCAGAGGACTATTTCTGGCAGATCGAAGACAGCTACATCCTGGGCCTCGGTCGCTATAGCGAGATCTACGGCCGCAAGGGTCTCAACTCCGATTTGCTCAATCGCGCGTTCGAGATCGTTCCCTCGGCCCAGCGCGACGAGAAGACGATGGAGCCGGAGCTGTACAAGCTCGCTCGCGCCTATACCGCGGGGCTGAATTTCTTCCTGGCGAAGAACCCCGAGGTGAAGCCACGATTGATCGACAAGTTCGAGCCGTGGATGGTGCTCGCCTTCGGCCGGCAATTGATCCTCGAGATGGGCTTCCGCTACACGCGGCTGACCGACGAATTCATGCCGCGGTCGAACAAGGAGATCTGGACGGCGCAGGCCGGCGCCGCGACGCAGCCCTACAACGAAGAGTTCCGCCAGCACGTGGGCTCAAACGCCTGGGCCATCGCCCCCAGCCGCACGAAGTCAAAGCACGCGATGCTCTTCATCAATCCTCACCAGCCCTGGTTCGGCTTCGGCCAGTTTTACGAAGCGCACATGCGTAGTGGCGAAGGCTGGAACTTCACCGGCGCCACGTTCTTCGGCAACCCGATGCTCGCCCTGGGGCACAACGAGTACCTGGGTTGGGCCTTCACCGTAAACGAGCCCGATATCGCCGACGTGTGGCGCGAAACGTTCGACGATCCGAATAACCCGCTCGCCTACCGCTACGACGGCGGGTATCGCGTCGCCACCGAGTGGAAGGACACGGTGCGCATCAAGAAGGGGACGAAGTTCGAGGACAAGGTCTTCACCTTCCGCAAGACGCACCACGGTCCGATCGTGGCCAAGGAAAACGCCACCACGTTCCTCTCGGCGAACGTGGCCAAGCTCTACGAAGCCAACCTGCTGCGGCAGGTGATGAAGCTGGTGCGGGCCAAGAACATCGACGAGTTCAAAGCCGGCATGTCGCTGCTGAACTTCCAGTTCATGAACACGGTCTACGCCGACCGCGACGGCAACATCTTCTATCTCTACAACGGTATCATTCCGCGCCGCGAGACAGGCCATAACTGGAGCAAGCCGGTCGACGGCAGCTCGCCCAAGACCGAGTGGAACGGCTATCACGAACTGGCCGACCTGCCGCAGGTGCTGAATCCCCCCAGCGGTTTCGTGCAAAGTTGCAACTCGAGCCCCTTTACCGTGACCGACGACGGCAACGCGCACGAGATGGACTTCCCCCCCTACATGGCTGAGGACAAGCACGACGATAAGCGCCGCGCGAAAATCTCACGCTACCTGCTGCGCCAGATGCACGATATCACGTTCGACGACTGGCAACGGGCCGCCTTCGACACGACGCTCTACTGGCCGCTCACCGAATTGCCGCGTTTCCAGGAGGAATTCGAGACGCTCCAGGCCACGAACCCCACGCTGGCCAGGCAGGCGCAGCCCTACTTCGAGCACTTGCTCGATTGGGATTGCCGCGGCGGGAACGATTCGACCCAGGCCACGCTTTGCTATGGCTGGTACGAGGAGCTGTACGGTTTTGGCTATCCGGCCGAAAAATTGAAGCCACAGTTCGTCAACTCGCCCGAGGCCAGGTTCAAGGCCCTCATTACCGCGGCGGGCAAGATCAAGGCTCTGTTTGGCGATTGGAAGATGCCCTGGGGCGAAGTCTACCGCCTGCAGCGCCACGCCGACGTGGCGGATTTCTTCGACATTCCCTTCAACGACAACGAGCCGAGCCTGCCGAGCCCCGGCTTGCCCGGCCCTCTGGGCGTGGCGAACGTGGCGTACTACACCCCCAGCGTCTCTATTCCCCTGGTGCGTTCGATGAAGAAGCACTACGGCGTAGTGGGGAACACCTACATGTGTACGGTCGAGTTTGGCCCGCGCGTGCAAGGAGCTTCGCTAACGCAGTTTGGCAGCAGCGGGCATCCCGACTCGCCCCATTTCTTCGACCAGGCGAAGTTGCTCTCCGAAAGCCGCCTGAAACCGGAGCTCTTCTATTGGGAAGATGTCGAGGCGCAGGCGAAGGTGGTTTACCACCCTGGCGAAAAGCCCCAGGCCGTGGCGACGGGAGCGAAGTAA
- a CDS encoding aminotransferase class I/II-fold pyridoxal phosphate-dependent enzyme yields MATVTIHETMGLEGKLTNPVRDQFTPSRRFSSDTWRTTSTRRVPTPPVQKPVAPQPQPQLEVNAETSLIDMMRARDNGVDLKTVAAFFRAALEEYERTGHNLYRRSLLGPSDAEALVHYPRETEEREMVILASNNYLGLTSHPRVIAAAQEAAAKYGTGSGSSPLLVGTFPVTRELEAKLAKLKGAEEACVFATGYQANVGVISAVASGPNDVVILDRYAHASMVDGAKLSGAQVKVFKHNDAEHLDRVLERNRDARLKLVCVEGIYSMDGDIAPLDNIHAVCQKHNALLLVDEAHSTGVLGENGAGAASQFGLEGKIDLHIGTLSKAIGACGGFVAGSADLVTYIRYFARSAMFSTAPSPMVMAAASAAIDVLHDEPERQARLWENCRFLHAELKKLGFTVNDEPSPVIPVIVGTMAGLRQMTLDLHRDNVCVNSVPFPVVPHGSERIRISLTANHTREQLVRALEALAKAGRAAGVIE; encoded by the coding sequence ATGGCAACCGTCACGATCCACGAGACGATGGGACTCGAAGGCAAGCTGACCAACCCGGTCCGCGATCAATTCACACCCAGCCGACGTTTCTCGAGCGACACGTGGCGGACGACTTCGACGCGCCGCGTTCCCACTCCGCCGGTCCAAAAGCCAGTTGCGCCGCAGCCGCAACCCCAGCTCGAAGTCAACGCAGAGACCTCTCTCATCGACATGATGCGTGCCCGCGACAACGGCGTCGACCTGAAGACGGTCGCGGCGTTCTTCCGCGCGGCACTCGAGGAATACGAACGAACCGGCCACAACCTGTATCGCCGTTCGTTGCTCGGCCCGAGCGACGCCGAGGCCCTGGTCCACTATCCCCGCGAGACCGAAGAACGGGAAATGGTGATCCTGGCCTCGAACAACTATCTCGGCCTGACGAGCCATCCGCGCGTCATCGCCGCCGCTCAGGAGGCCGCGGCGAAGTACGGCACCGGCTCGGGCAGCTCGCCCCTGCTGGTGGGCACGTTCCCCGTCACGCGTGAGCTGGAAGCCAAGCTCGCCAAGTTGAAGGGTGCGGAAGAGGCGTGCGTCTTCGCCACCGGCTACCAGGCGAACGTCGGCGTCATCTCGGCCGTGGCCAGCGGACCGAACGACGTCGTTATTCTCGACCGCTACGCCCATGCGAGCATGGTCGATGGCGCGAAATTGTCGGGCGCCCAGGTTAAGGTCTTCAAGCACAACGACGCCGAGCACTTGGATCGCGTGCTTGAGCGCAATCGCGACGCCCGGCTGAAGCTGGTCTGCGTCGAAGGCATCTACAGCATGGATGGCGACATCGCCCCGCTCGACAATATCCATGCGGTCTGCCAGAAGCACAACGCGTTGCTGCTGGTTGACGAGGCCCACTCGACCGGCGTGCTGGGTGAGAACGGAGCGGGCGCCGCCTCGCAGTTCGGCCTCGAAGGCAAGATCGACCTGCACATCGGCACGCTCAGCAAGGCCATCGGCGCCTGCGGCGGTTTCGTGGCCGGATCGGCCGACCTGGTGACCTACATCCGCTACTTCGCTCGCTCGGCGATGTTCTCAACCGCCCCGTCCCCCATGGTCATGGCCGCCGCCAGCGCGGCGATCGACGTACTGCACGACGAACCGGAGCGTCAGGCCCGCCTGTGGGAGAACTGCCGCTTTTTGCACGCCGAGCTCAAGAAGCTGGGCTTCACGGTCAACGACGAGCCCAGCCCGGTGATCCCCGTGATCGTCGGCACGATGGCCGGCCTGCGTCAGATGACGCTCGACCTGCATCGCGACAACGTCTGCGTGAACTCGGTCCCCTTCCCCGTCGTGCCGCACGGCAGCGAACGCATCCGCATCAGCCTGACGGCGAATCACACGCGGGAACAGCTCGTGCGGGCGCTCGAGGCGCTGGCCAAGGCAGGGCGAGCCGCGGGGGTTATCGAGTAG
- a CDS encoding histidine phosphatase family protein yields MVQIVLIRPGATDFDEQGRIQGTLDIPLSPQGNDEMARVIGELKDKGVEVIYCSDAEPAGESADALAAGLGIKVKRLDHMENLDHGLWQGMQIEEVKRKHPKVYRQWQEQPESVRPPEGETVAEVAERIRPAVQRLIKKHKHGMIGLVAPEPLASLVRQQLNGQSLGDLWRASDSHGVWELISLEPQGVSAHT; encoded by the coding sequence ATGGTGCAAATCGTTTTGATCCGGCCGGGAGCCACTGACTTCGACGAGCAGGGCCGCATCCAGGGAACGCTCGACATCCCGCTCAGCCCCCAGGGCAACGATGAAATGGCCCGCGTCATTGGCGAGTTGAAAGACAAGGGGGTCGAGGTGATCTACTGCTCTGATGCCGAGCCGGCCGGCGAATCGGCCGACGCGCTGGCCGCAGGGCTGGGGATCAAGGTCAAACGGCTCGATCACATGGAGAACCTCGATCACGGGCTCTGGCAGGGCATGCAGATCGAAGAGGTGAAGCGTAAGCACCCGAAGGTCTATCGCCAGTGGCAGGAGCAGCCCGAGAGCGTGCGTCCGCCCGAAGGCGAGACCGTGGCTGAAGTCGCCGAGCGGATCCGCCCCGCCGTGCAGCGGCTAATCAAGAAACACAAGCATGGTATGATCGGCCTGGTGGCCCCCGAGCCGCTGGCTTCGCTCGTGCGCCAGCAATTGAACGGGCAGAGTTTGGGAGACTTGTGGCGGGCGAGCGATTCCCACGGCGTGTGGGAGTTGATCTCGCTCGAGCCGCAAGGCGTTTCGGCCCATACCTGA